In Capsicum annuum cultivar UCD-10X-F1 chromosome 11, UCD10Xv1.1, whole genome shotgun sequence, one genomic interval encodes:
- the LOC107861449 gene encoding protein NIM1-INTERACTING 2 → MEEGEKRKQDDNDVVSKSAMKKPKEETELKEVEEEEVEEFFAILRRIQIAVKYFNKVDGASGSDRGGCDERKMTNDIDRKCIDEIIGDNEEIKEKEKNKLGFDLNMKPYDPHEEDT, encoded by the coding sequence AtggaagaaggagaaaaaagaaaacagGATGACAACGACGTCGTTTCAAAATCCGCAATGAAGAAGCCGAAAGAAGAAACGGAGTTAAAAGAGGTAGAGGAAGAGGAAGTGGAAGAATTCTTTGCTATTTTACGACGAATACAAATTGCcgtaaaatatttcaataaagtTGATGGAGCTAGTGGTAGTGATCGTGGTGGTTGTGATGAACGTAAAATGACCAATGATATCGATCGAAAATGCATCGATGAAATCATAGGAGATaatgaagaaatcaaagaaaaagagaaaaataaattaggTTTTGATCTTAATATGAAGCCTTATGATCCCCATGAAGAGGATACttga